From the genome of Cinclus cinclus chromosome 12, bCinCin1.1, whole genome shotgun sequence, one region includes:
- the HDAC11 gene encoding histone deacetylase 11 isoform X3 produces the protein MGLEKLHPFDAGKWGKVINFLKEEKLIADDLIVQAREATDEDLLVVHTSHYLNKLKWSFVVATITEIPPVAFLPNFVVQRKVLKPLRTQTGGTIMAGKLAVDRGWAINVGGGFHHCSSDKGGGFCAYADITLAIKFLFERVQGVSRATIIDLDAHQGNGHERDFMDDPRVYIMDAYNRYIYPGDGFAKCAIKRKVELEWGTEDTEYLQKVHTHVEGALNEFKPDIVVYNAGTDILDGDPLGGLAISPQGIVKRDELVFRAARSRGIPVLMVTSGGYQKRTARIIADSILNLHSLGLLGRKQAACALGSPSLDQMVRDSAKDFSNLSLQ, from the exons ATGGGACTTGAGAAGCTGCACCCCTTTGATgcggggaaatgggggaaagtCATCAATTTCTTGAAAG AAGAAAAACTAATTGCAGATGACTTGATTGTGCAGGCACGGGAGGCGACTGATGAAGATCTCTTGGTTGTTCACACCAGCCACTACCTTAATAAATTAAAG TGGTCATTTGTTGTGGCTACAATCACAGAAATTCCACCAGTTGCCTTTCTTCCCAATTTTGTTGTTCAGAGAAAAGTCCTAAAACCTCTACGAACCCAGACAGGAGGAACAATAATG GCAGGGAAGCTTGCTGTGGATAGAGGCTGGGCCATCAACGTGG GGGGTGGTTTCCATCACTGCTCCAGTGACAAAGGGGGAGGATTTTGTGCTTATGCTGACATCACACTGGCCATCAAG TTCTTATTTGAGAGAGTACAAGGTGTGTCTAGAGCCACAATTATTGATCTGGATGCCCATCAG GGAAATGGCCATGAGAGGGACTTTATGGATGATCCTCGGGTTTATATCATGGATGCATACAATAGATATATTTACCCAGGGGATGGTTTTGCTAAAT GTGCCATAAAACGCAAAGTGGAACTGGAGTGGGGCACGGAGGACACGGAGTACCTGCAGAAGGTGCACACCCACGTGGAAGGAGCCCTGAATGAATTCAAGCCTGACATCGTTGTTTACAATGCTGGCACTGACATTCTGGACGGGGATCCCTTGGGAGGCCTGGCCATTTCCCCCCAG GGCATTGTGAAGAGGGACGAGCTGGTGTTCAGGGCTGCCAGGAGCCGTGGGATCCCTGTGCTGATGGTGACATCCGGGGGCTACCAGAAGAGAACGGCGCGGATCATCGCTGACTCCATCCTCAACCTGCACAGCTTGGGGCTCCTGGGCAGGAAGCAGGCAGCCTGTGCACTTGGGAGCCCCAGCCTGGATCAGATGGTCAGAGACTCTGCCAAGGACTTCAGCAACTTGTCACTGCAGTGA
- the HDAC11 gene encoding histone deacetylase 11 isoform X1 has product MLQSLFQTLNFREQERSRHDSDVDFVAQKAARRPHRTELYEAPPSGCWPIVYSPDYNITFMGLEKLHPFDAGKWGKVINFLKEEKLIADDLIVQAREATDEDLLVVHTSHYLNKLKWSFVVATITEIPPVAFLPNFVVQRKVLKPLRTQTGGTIMAGKLAVDRGWAINVGGGFHHCSSDKGGGFCAYADITLAIKFLFERVQGVSRATIIDLDAHQGNGHERDFMDDPRVYIMDAYNRYIYPGDGFAKCAIKRKVELEWGTEDTEYLQKVHTHVEGALNEFKPDIVVYNAGTDILDGDPLGGLAISPQGIVKRDELVFRAARSRGIPVLMVTSGGYQKRTARIIADSILNLHSLGLLGRKQAACALGSPSLDQMVRDSAKDFSNLSLQ; this is encoded by the exons ATGTTGCAAAGCCTTTTCCAAACTTTAAATTTCAGGGAGCAGGAGAGGTCTCGTCATGACTCTGACGTGGACTTTGTGGCACAGAAGGCAGCCCGCAG GCCTCACAGGACGGAGCTGTACGAGGCCCCCCCATCGGGGTGCTGGCCCATCGTGTATTCCCCAGACTACAACATCACCTTCATGGGACTTGAGAAGCTGCACCCCTTTGATgcggggaaatgggggaaagtCATCAATTTCTTGAAAG AAGAAAAACTAATTGCAGATGACTTGATTGTGCAGGCACGGGAGGCGACTGATGAAGATCTCTTGGTTGTTCACACCAGCCACTACCTTAATAAATTAAAG TGGTCATTTGTTGTGGCTACAATCACAGAAATTCCACCAGTTGCCTTTCTTCCCAATTTTGTTGTTCAGAGAAAAGTCCTAAAACCTCTACGAACCCAGACAGGAGGAACAATAATG GCAGGGAAGCTTGCTGTGGATAGAGGCTGGGCCATCAACGTGG GGGGTGGTTTCCATCACTGCTCCAGTGACAAAGGGGGAGGATTTTGTGCTTATGCTGACATCACACTGGCCATCAAG TTCTTATTTGAGAGAGTACAAGGTGTGTCTAGAGCCACAATTATTGATCTGGATGCCCATCAG GGAAATGGCCATGAGAGGGACTTTATGGATGATCCTCGGGTTTATATCATGGATGCATACAATAGATATATTTACCCAGGGGATGGTTTTGCTAAAT GTGCCATAAAACGCAAAGTGGAACTGGAGTGGGGCACGGAGGACACGGAGTACCTGCAGAAGGTGCACACCCACGTGGAAGGAGCCCTGAATGAATTCAAGCCTGACATCGTTGTTTACAATGCTGGCACTGACATTCTGGACGGGGATCCCTTGGGAGGCCTGGCCATTTCCCCCCAG GGCATTGTGAAGAGGGACGAGCTGGTGTTCAGGGCTGCCAGGAGCCGTGGGATCCCTGTGCTGATGGTGACATCCGGGGGCTACCAGAAGAGAACGGCGCGGATCATCGCTGACTCCATCCTCAACCTGCACAGCTTGGGGCTCCTGGGCAGGAAGCAGGCAGCCTGTGCACTTGGGAGCCCCAGCCTGGATCAGATGGTCAGAGACTCTGCCAAGGACTTCAGCAACTTGTCACTGCAGTGA
- the HDAC11 gene encoding histone deacetylase 11 isoform X2, producing MLQSLFQTLNFREQERSRHDSDVDFVAQKAARRPHRTELYEAPPSGCWPIVYSPDYNITFMGLEKLHPFDAGKWGKVINFLKEEKLIADDLIVQAREATDEDLLVVHTSHYLNKLKWSFVVATITEIPPVAFLPNFVVQRKVLKPLRTQTGGTIMAGKLAVDRGWAINVGGGFHHCSSDKGGGFCAYADITLAIKGNGHERDFMDDPRVYIMDAYNRYIYPGDGFAKCAIKRKVELEWGTEDTEYLQKVHTHVEGALNEFKPDIVVYNAGTDILDGDPLGGLAISPQGIVKRDELVFRAARSRGIPVLMVTSGGYQKRTARIIADSILNLHSLGLLGRKQAACALGSPSLDQMVRDSAKDFSNLSLQ from the exons ATGTTGCAAAGCCTTTTCCAAACTTTAAATTTCAGGGAGCAGGAGAGGTCTCGTCATGACTCTGACGTGGACTTTGTGGCACAGAAGGCAGCCCGCAG GCCTCACAGGACGGAGCTGTACGAGGCCCCCCCATCGGGGTGCTGGCCCATCGTGTATTCCCCAGACTACAACATCACCTTCATGGGACTTGAGAAGCTGCACCCCTTTGATgcggggaaatgggggaaagtCATCAATTTCTTGAAAG AAGAAAAACTAATTGCAGATGACTTGATTGTGCAGGCACGGGAGGCGACTGATGAAGATCTCTTGGTTGTTCACACCAGCCACTACCTTAATAAATTAAAG TGGTCATTTGTTGTGGCTACAATCACAGAAATTCCACCAGTTGCCTTTCTTCCCAATTTTGTTGTTCAGAGAAAAGTCCTAAAACCTCTACGAACCCAGACAGGAGGAACAATAATG GCAGGGAAGCTTGCTGTGGATAGAGGCTGGGCCATCAACGTGG GGGGTGGTTTCCATCACTGCTCCAGTGACAAAGGGGGAGGATTTTGTGCTTATGCTGACATCACACTGGCCATCAAG GGAAATGGCCATGAGAGGGACTTTATGGATGATCCTCGGGTTTATATCATGGATGCATACAATAGATATATTTACCCAGGGGATGGTTTTGCTAAAT GTGCCATAAAACGCAAAGTGGAACTGGAGTGGGGCACGGAGGACACGGAGTACCTGCAGAAGGTGCACACCCACGTGGAAGGAGCCCTGAATGAATTCAAGCCTGACATCGTTGTTTACAATGCTGGCACTGACATTCTGGACGGGGATCCCTTGGGAGGCCTGGCCATTTCCCCCCAG GGCATTGTGAAGAGGGACGAGCTGGTGTTCAGGGCTGCCAGGAGCCGTGGGATCCCTGTGCTGATGGTGACATCCGGGGGCTACCAGAAGAGAACGGCGCGGATCATCGCTGACTCCATCCTCAACCTGCACAGCTTGGGGCTCCTGGGCAGGAAGCAGGCAGCCTGTGCACTTGGGAGCCCCAGCCTGGATCAGATGGTCAGAGACTCTGCCAAGGACTTCAGCAACTTGTCACTGCAGTGA